A genomic region of Pelodiscus sinensis isolate JC-2024 chromosome 19, ASM4963464v1, whole genome shotgun sequence contains the following coding sequences:
- the LOC142818963 gene encoding uncharacterized protein LOC142818963, with translation MSSAPEERPRPPSPGPAHLCVAVSCFAEEAASLLTGSGLLAHSLQAGGTRAGGRPQDPAAPAPGGAGGSARRKREFTPADKKDDGYWDKRKKNNEAAKRSREKRRVNDLALESRVLALLEENARLKAELLALKFRFGLIREPAEPPRPAAASAPYPYPLGTEPPRYGRPFQPEPGGGYSEDSGFSTPGSSSMGSPIFFEERDGFEGHCLVPEAPGEAGEGGRGGRYDPAGDAVKSLPHKLRFKMSGGPDEPGGEAQTPYAPSPPTGDWRGGAAGGEDQRNGAAAPGVGAAPLGGCYGAGGSPPVSLQELGYETENGALRSQLASLSAEVAQLKKFFSEQILVKMN, from the coding sequence ATGAGTTCAGCCCCGGAGGAGCGACCTCGCCCGCCCTCGCCAGGCCCCGCTCACCTCTGTGTGGCCGTGTCCTGCTTCGCCGAGGAGGCCGCATCCCTGCTGACGGGCAGCGGGCTGCTGGCGCATTCGTTGCAAGCCGGAGGGACCCGGGCAGGGGGCCGGCCCCAGGacccagctgccccagccccggggggcgcCGGTGGCTCAGCCCGGCGCAAACGGGAGTTCACCCCGGCGGACAAGAAGGACGACGGCTACTGGGACAAGCGCAAGAAGAACAACGAGGCGGCCAAGCGCTCGCGGGAGAAGCGGCGAGTCAACGACCTGGCGCTGGAGAGCCGGGTGCTGgcactgctggaggagaacgcccGGCTCAAGGCCGAGCTCCTGGCCCTCAAGTTCCGCTTCGGCCTCATCCGAGAGCCGGCCGAGCCCCCCAGGCCGGCTGCTGCGTCCGCCCCCTACCCGTACCCGCTGGGCACTGAGCCGCCGCGCTATGGCCGCCCCTTCCAgccggagccgggcggggggtaCTCCGAGGACTCAGGGTTTTCCACCCCCGGCAGCTCCAGCATGGGCAGCCCTATCTTCTTTGAGGAGCGGGACGGGTTTGAGGGGCACTGCCTGGTGCCCGAGGCCCCCGGGGAGGCGGGcgagggaggccgggggggccgttACGACCCGGCGGGGGACGCCGTCAAGAGCCTGCCCCACAAGCTGCGTTTCAAGATGTCCGGAGGCCCCGATGAGCCGGGGGGCGAGGCCCAGACCCCCTATGCCCCGTCGCCACCCACTGGGGACTGGCGGGGGGGCGCAGCCGGAGGGGAGGACCAAAGGAACGGGGCGGCGgcgccaggggtgggggctgcgccATTGGGAGGGTGCTACGGAGCTGGCGGGTCGCCCCCCGTCTCGCTGCAGGAACTGGGGTACGAGACGGAGAACGGAGCCCTCCGGAGCCAGCTGGCGTCACTGTCGGCCGAGGTGGCCCAGCTGAAGAAGTTCTTCTCCGAACAGATCCTGGTCAAGATGaactga